One window of the Endomicrobium proavitum genome contains the following:
- a CDS encoding glycosyltransferase family 9 protein, translated as MNTNKNFTLYSDCINFPLDRPCAYQKNENARCADCSHYIKISQSGEKTKILIIKLGAMGDVLRTTFLLEGLKEVYPKGEISWIVSPKNAAVLENNKYIDSVIMTDDKTNEFLAKNFFDAVINLDLSPESLALAKLSNKSKLFGYSLDENRNITSSNDFALQWLKMSAYDELKKANTKTYQHWMSKITELPQDNYEIIVPLSEASITKAEDFLKSLNISENKKIIGINPGAGKRWQMKKYRTDGFIETAKYFSNKGYTILLLGAKDDEAEIKEILNQNIKNIYSTGTENSIPDFFAFINLCDVVICADTMALHAAAGLKKNIVAIFGPTSYSEIEIYGRGIKIKSDIECLGCYKQTCDIKNNCMQRVSSAQVIEAVESLVKL; from the coding sequence ATGAATACAAATAAGAATTTTACCCTATATTCAGACTGCATAAACTTCCCCCTTGACAGACCATGCGCATACCAAAAAAATGAAAATGCCCGTTGTGCGGACTGTTCTCACTATATAAAGATATCTCAATCCGGCGAAAAAACAAAAATCTTAATAATTAAACTTGGAGCCATGGGCGACGTATTAAGAACTACGTTTCTTCTTGAAGGTCTTAAAGAAGTTTATCCGAAAGGTGAGATTTCGTGGATTGTAAGCCCTAAAAACGCGGCGGTTTTAGAAAACAATAAATACATAGACAGCGTTATTATGACTGATGATAAAACAAATGAGTTTTTAGCTAAAAATTTCTTTGACGCCGTAATAAATTTAGATTTATCTCCGGAAAGCCTTGCGCTTGCAAAACTTTCAAACAAGTCAAAATTGTTCGGATACTCTTTGGACGAAAACAGAAACATAACTTCTTCAAATGATTTTGCCCTGCAATGGCTTAAAATGAGCGCCTACGACGAACTAAAAAAAGCAAATACCAAAACATACCAACATTGGATGTCTAAAATAACAGAACTTCCTCAAGATAATTACGAAATCATAGTTCCTCTGTCCGAAGCGTCCATAACAAAAGCCGAGGATTTTTTGAAATCTTTAAATATTTCAGAAAACAAAAAAATCATAGGCATAAACCCCGGCGCCGGCAAAAGATGGCAAATGAAAAAATATCGCACCGACGGATTTATTGAAACTGCAAAATATTTTTCAAACAAAGGTTATACAATTTTACTTCTCGGCGCAAAAGACGATGAAGCCGAAATAAAAGAAATATTAAATCAAAATATAAAAAATATTTACTCCACGGGAACGGAAAATTCAATACCCGACTTTTTTGCTTTTATAAATTTATGCGACGTTGTAATTTGCGCCGATACAATGGCTTTGCACGCCGCCGCCGGACTTAAGAAAAATATTGTTGCAATTTTCGGACCTACTTCCTATTCGGAAATAGAAATTTACGGACGCGGCATAAAAATCAAGTCCGATATAGAATGTTTAGGCTGTTATAAGCAAACCTGCGACATAAAAAATAATTGCATGCAAAGAGTTTCTTCCGCCCAAGTAATAGAAGCCGTTGAAAGCTTGGTGAAACTATGA
- a CDS encoding TonB-dependent receptor plug domain-containing protein translates to MKKLAVVLCSLLVFSNVGLAQEVFLSLTKQEEDIKDLPANVTVIEKKAIEESHAQTLGELLETQAGVDFRSNGTVGAAQSISIRGASSLQTLVLIDGRKVNDAGLGSADFSAISVSVIEKIEIIRGAGAAIYGAGAFGGVINIITKKAKPGSFVDVGFSYGSFDTSKLHLTEVAAGDNGGILVSFDKTKSNGSRENSKYDGDNIFFNGLLKTSKNSELTLTGNVFSSNYGTPGATTWLTADNTQKDSNRYIKADYSLKTEAVGLNISGYSSNNDRDYNDIGGGNPYDPTWMLSDAQYKYNSEVAGGQIDFHYKNLILLGAELADEIYKEKEELTGWSSSHSRKNYAAYAQLNLKLWKLSLIPGVRYDNNSQFGTAVTPSVSAVFSITDNLKFSGNAGKVWRAPAFTELYWDQPSYDMYGNPNLVPEKGNSFDFGIEYFGNKIKLSADAFYIKSKDLIAWVFDPSLGMWGETHVQNINSAVQYGAEFSAGIILMPWLSNTVGYAYLEAKDEDTKKALPYKPQHTVSDTLTIKPFRNFSLSATAYFKDKVWTNAANTTSLKNFITLDVNVNYDITKAVSLWAKGVNVTETKYEMSSGYPMPGAAVYGGVNVKILE, encoded by the coding sequence ATGAAAAAGTTAGCGGTTGTGTTATGCAGTTTGTTGGTGTTTTCAAACGTAGGGCTTGCTCAAGAAGTTTTCTTGAGTTTGACAAAGCAGGAAGAAGATATTAAAGATTTGCCGGCTAATGTTACGGTAATAGAAAAAAAAGCTATTGAAGAGTCCCATGCGCAAACTCTCGGCGAGCTTTTGGAAACTCAAGCAGGAGTAGATTTCAGATCTAACGGAACCGTGGGCGCAGCGCAAAGCATTTCTATTCGCGGCGCATCGTCTTTGCAGACGTTGGTTTTAATAGACGGAAGAAAAGTTAATGATGCAGGTTTAGGCAGCGCGGATTTTTCCGCCATATCCGTTTCTGTTATTGAAAAAATTGAAATAATCAGAGGAGCGGGCGCCGCAATATACGGGGCAGGGGCGTTCGGCGGAGTAATAAATATTATTACAAAAAAAGCAAAGCCCGGCTCTTTTGTTGACGTCGGTTTTTCTTACGGAAGTTTTGATACTTCCAAATTGCATCTTACGGAAGTAGCTGCCGGCGATAACGGCGGAATTCTTGTTTCTTTTGATAAAACAAAAAGTAACGGAAGTAGGGAAAATTCTAAATATGACGGCGATAATATTTTCTTTAACGGTTTGTTAAAGACGAGCAAAAATTCAGAGCTTACGCTTACCGGAAATGTTTTCTCAAGCAACTACGGCACCCCCGGCGCAACCACTTGGCTTACTGCGGACAATACTCAAAAAGATTCAAACAGATATATTAAAGCGGATTACTCTTTAAAGACGGAAGCTGTCGGGTTAAATATAAGCGGATACTCTTCCAACAACGACAGAGATTATAACGATATCGGAGGAGGAAATCCTTACGATCCTACATGGATGCTTTCCGATGCGCAATATAAATACAATTCCGAAGTTGCCGGCGGACAAATAGATTTTCATTATAAAAATCTTATTTTGTTAGGCGCGGAATTAGCTGATGAAATATATAAAGAAAAAGAAGAGCTTACGGGCTGGAGCTCATCGCATTCAAGAAAAAATTATGCGGCATATGCGCAATTAAATTTAAAGTTGTGGAAATTGTCGTTAATACCGGGAGTCAGATACGATAATAATTCGCAATTTGGAACAGCTGTTACACCGTCTGTGTCTGCCGTATTTTCAATAACCGACAATTTAAAATTTTCAGGCAACGCCGGAAAAGTTTGGAGAGCTCCCGCTTTTACGGAGCTTTATTGGGATCAGCCATCTTATGATATGTACGGCAATCCTAATCTTGTTCCCGAAAAAGGAAATTCTTTTGATTTTGGAATAGAATATTTCGGTAATAAAATTAAATTATCCGCCGATGCGTTTTATATAAAGAGTAAAGATTTGATAGCATGGGTTTTTGATCCTTCATTAGGCATGTGGGGAGAAACGCACGTTCAAAATATAAACTCCGCGGTTCAATACGGCGCTGAATTTTCTGCCGGTATTATATTAATGCCGTGGCTGTCAAATACCGTAGGTTACGCATATCTTGAAGCTAAAGATGAAGATACTAAAAAAGCGCTGCCGTATAAACCGCAGCATACGGTAAGCGACACCCTTACAATAAAACCTTTTAGGAATTTCTCTTTATCGGCTACCGCATACTTTAAAGACAAAGTTTGGACAAATGCGGCTAACACAACAAGCCTTAAAAATTTTATAACGCTTGACGTAAATGTTAATTACGATATAACAAAAGCTGTAAGTTTATGGGCGAAAGGCGTAAATGTTACGGAGACAAAATATGAAATGTCTTCCGGATATCCAATGCCCGGCGCTGCAGTTTACGGCGGAGTGAATGTGAAAATTTTGGAATAA
- a CDS encoding ABC transporter ATP-binding protein, giving the protein MINVKNIFAGYQKHTPILKDVSFNIPKGSFAGIIGRNGAGKSTLLKTLCNLLKLSSGAIEINNKNINSVKKSEFAKTVAFMPQSIDTVFPFSVKDFVLLGRYPYMNVFKIPSKKDLEAVGNVLEFTGIKVFENRNINELSGGEKQKVLIAQTLAQETDIIVLDEPTSHLDIGSQNDILELLRVLNEKHNKTIITTLHDLNAAGEFCSKIILMDGGKIRNAGAPEEVLNYKDIESVYKTRVVVKTNPMSGKPYVIPVKRQSEKLKV; this is encoded by the coding sequence ATGATAAATGTAAAAAATATTTTTGCAGGTTATCAAAAACACACTCCTATTTTAAAGGATGTAAGTTTTAATATTCCAAAAGGTTCTTTTGCCGGAATTATCGGGCGCAACGGCGCGGGGAAAAGCACGCTTCTTAAAACTCTGTGTAATTTGCTTAAACTTTCTTCAGGCGCTATAGAAATAAATAATAAAAATATAAATTCCGTTAAAAAATCCGAGTTTGCAAAAACCGTTGCTTTTATGCCGCAAAGTATAGATACTGTTTTTCCGTTTTCAGTTAAAGATTTTGTGCTGCTTGGAAGATATCCGTATATGAATGTATTTAAAATTCCGTCAAAAAAAGATTTAGAAGCCGTAGGCAATGTTTTGGAATTTACCGGTATAAAAGTTTTTGAGAACAGAAATATCAATGAACTTTCCGGCGGGGAAAAACAAAAAGTACTAATAGCCCAAACGCTGGCGCAGGAAACGGATATTATAGTTTTGGACGAACCCACTTCGCATCTTGACATAGGCAGCCAGAACGATATTTTGGAATTATTAAGAGTTTTAAACGAGAAACACAATAAAACAATTATTACAACGTTACACGATTTAAATGCCGCCGGCGAGTTTTGCAGCAAAATAATTCTTATGGACGGCGGAAAAATTCGTAATGCAGGCGCTCCGGAAGAAGTTTTAAATTACAAAGATATTGAAAGCGTATATAAAACAAGGGTTGTTGTAAAAACTAACCCAATGTCGGGAAAGCCGTATGTTATACCAGTGAAACGACAAAGTGAAAAGTTAAAAGTGTAA
- a CDS encoding glycosyltransferase family 39 protein gives MKTNYKLWFWIVNAATALLRLSFIGKAGLSIDEAHYWVYAKFLDLSYFDHPPLIAYLIKISTLIFGNTEFAVRFPAVIIFFFASVVFFQCVKKLYNEKTAFFAVIILNIIPVFSFLGGVTALPDSPLALFWILTIFIFLLILKTKNKNYWYLLGFVIGLAFLSKYNAVMLPVSIALYLILSPSDRFWFKKKEPYLALLIAFIMFTPVILWNSVNNWASFGFQLNHGLGNAFSNFSVLRFFGAIGAQAGYVSPPVFIVFVAAAYFCLKDAFKNKDKKALLAACFSFPILIFFNAVSLFNDILPHWPAMGYLSLSIYAAHFTVKKWDIKWFRIYSIASWIFTAVIIIFACLHIMYKIIPLAKFMPKAEAQRIEHGIMRSETVDISNDLAGWEDFGRELRKIVDAYPAKERPFILTHKGYLASQIAFAVPELRVFCFSDRIDAYDIWQRDLKPLKNKNALFISNNYFYFDPANYGAAFAFYSKPETITIYKNGRKIKNFFVTKCSNFQPDKLDARYTADIIGKKTTVSEGLINLDHAVFKFINQNMHIKPLDYLMGAFSYLDSKNFNLWFISVLIVSIVILWNNKKEKFWTSVALLASVLVASSLITYFLKHYFERPRPLATFGDGNVNIFYEKLYKNSFPSGHTQSVFAACAFMFMTVRKYWYLYIILAVGMGFERIYVGAHFPSDVVAGATVGTVTAYVIVTLFKKYSKI, from the coding sequence ATGAAAACGAATTATAAACTTTGGTTTTGGATTGTAAACGCCGCAACGGCTTTATTAAGGCTTTCATTTATAGGAAAAGCAGGGCTTTCCATAGACGAAGCGCATTATTGGGTTTACGCTAAATTTTTAGATCTCTCATATTTTGACCATCCGCCGCTGATAGCGTATCTTATAAAAATATCAACTTTAATTTTCGGCAATACGGAATTTGCCGTGCGTTTTCCAGCGGTTATAATATTCTTTTTTGCGTCCGTAGTATTTTTTCAATGCGTAAAAAAACTATACAACGAAAAAACCGCTTTTTTCGCAGTTATAATACTTAATATTATTCCCGTATTTTCATTTCTCGGAGGAGTAACCGCGCTGCCGGATTCTCCTCTTGCGCTGTTTTGGATTTTAACTATTTTTATATTCCTGCTTATATTAAAAACTAAAAATAAAAATTATTGGTATTTGCTGGGCTTTGTTATTGGGCTTGCGTTTCTTTCAAAATATAACGCGGTTATGCTGCCGGTTTCCATAGCTTTATATCTTATACTTTCTCCGTCCGACAGATTTTGGTTTAAAAAGAAAGAACCTTATCTTGCGCTTTTAATAGCTTTTATAATGTTTACGCCGGTAATTTTATGGAACTCGGTAAACAATTGGGCGTCATTTGGTTTTCAGTTAAACCACGGTTTAGGAAACGCTTTCAGTAATTTTTCCGTATTGAGATTTTTTGGAGCAATAGGCGCGCAGGCGGGATATGTTTCTCCGCCGGTGTTTATAGTTTTTGTTGCGGCGGCTTATTTTTGTTTAAAAGACGCATTTAAAAATAAAGATAAAAAAGCTTTGCTTGCGGCATGTTTTTCTTTCCCTATACTTATTTTCTTTAACGCCGTATCTTTATTTAATGATATTCTTCCCCACTGGCCTGCAATGGGGTATTTGAGTTTATCAATTTACGCGGCGCATTTCACCGTAAAAAAATGGGATATAAAATGGTTTAGAATTTATTCTATAGCTTCATGGATATTTACGGCGGTTATAATTATTTTTGCATGCCTTCATATTATGTATAAAATTATTCCTTTGGCAAAGTTTATGCCTAAAGCCGAAGCGCAGCGCATAGAGCACGGCATTATGCGTTCCGAAACCGTGGACATTTCAAACGATTTAGCAGGCTGGGAAGATTTTGGGCGAGAGCTTAGAAAAATTGTTGACGCTTACCCCGCAAAAGAGCGCCCGTTTATTCTTACGCACAAAGGTTATCTTGCAAGCCAAATAGCGTTTGCGGTGCCTGAACTTAGAGTATTTTGTTTCAGCGACAGAATAGACGCTTACGACATATGGCAGAGAGATTTAAAACCGCTGAAAAATAAAAACGCTTTATTTATAAGCAACAACTATTTTTATTTTGACCCTGCAAATTACGGAGCAGCTTTCGCCTTTTACTCAAAACCTGAAACTATAACCATCTATAAAAACGGCAGAAAAATTAAAAATTTCTTTGTCACAAAATGTTCTAATTTCCAACCGGATAAACTTGACGCAAGATATACCGCAGACATTATAGGCAAAAAAACTACCGTATCCGAAGGTCTTATAAATTTAGATCACGCTGTGTTTAAATTTATAAACCAAAATATGCACATTAAGCCTTTAGATTATTTAATGGGCGCATTTTCATATTTAGATTCAAAAAATTTCAATCTGTGGTTTATATCAGTTCTTATTGTATCTATTGTTATTTTATGGAACAATAAAAAAGAAAAATTCTGGACAAGCGTCGCTCTTTTGGCAAGCGTTTTGGTTGCGTCTTCTTTGATAACATACTTTTTAAAACATTATTTTGAAAGACCAAGACCTCTTGCAACTTTTGGCGACGGCAACGTCAATATTTTTTATGAAAAGCTTTACAAAAACTCTTTCCCGTCGGGGCACACTCAATCCGTTTTTGCCGCATGCGCGTTTATGTTTATGACGGTGCGCAAATATTGGTATTTATATATTATTTTAGCCGTTGGAATGGGTTTTGAAAGAATTTATGTAGGCGCTCATTTTCCGTCGGATGTTGTTGCCGGAGCCACGGTAGGAACCGTTACCGCTTACGTGATTGTAACATTGTTTAAGAAATATTCTAAAATCTAA
- a CDS encoding PorV/PorQ family protein: MKKLFFAGLTLMLICTSVHAQSSNAGTTVANFLKLGAGAPAIGMGNSQTSVISNSADAIYWNPAALSSLNKMAVSFMYSSYFEDMAYGWLGFGLPTSAGTFGLGVQYFTSGSIEGRDENGDLLSDFSPTDYAVYLSYANRVYFPNSSVLRYGANVKYISSKIENTATAFAVDAGVIYTLFDGITSFGAAIQNIGTKMKFNVEEEDLPLAFKLGASRIFFDNLLVSLDAIIPSDNNIFPAIGAQYTIPITPEANIALRAGYDGRQKDVPGFAGFDAGFGASFRDFSFDYAFSPYGDLGTAHRVSVGVKFGETFDEDALKKSQTTANASVAQEQKQAVSKPEQASFTPSQNKQQASNTTAQLQQADEDQLTDAATDDSSTSTDVTASAAAQAPVQTRPIQKSADDNRTYIAIADFLSQNISKSELNVYATMLKKALDENADYNASLSSQNLANATLVKSELVALFDKTGADEIITCSVVKNADRTLTFNINLYYKNITLKKYAITAQDSFRDVQSKLKGFAVSLSK; encoded by the coding sequence ATGAAAAAATTATTTTTCGCCGGACTGACTTTAATGCTTATCTGCACAAGCGTTCATGCGCAAAGTTCAAACGCAGGTACCACTGTCGCAAATTTTTTAAAGCTTGGCGCCGGCGCACCGGCAATAGGCATGGGAAATTCCCAAACGTCGGTTATTTCAAATTCCGCGGACGCAATATATTGGAACCCTGCGGCGCTTTCATCTCTTAACAAAATGGCCGTATCGTTTATGTATTCTTCATATTTTGAAGATATGGCGTACGGATGGCTTGGTTTTGGGTTGCCTACTTCCGCCGGAACTTTCGGTTTAGGCGTTCAATATTTTACTTCGGGCAGCATTGAAGGCCGCGACGAAAACGGTGATTTGCTTTCGGATTTTTCTCCTACGGATTATGCGGTTTACCTTTCTTACGCAAACAGAGTTTATTTCCCTAATTCAAGCGTGTTAAGATACGGCGCAAACGTAAAATATATAAGTTCAAAAATAGAGAACACGGCTACGGCTTTTGCCGTTGACGCGGGCGTAATTTACACGCTCTTTGACGGAATTACTTCTTTCGGCGCGGCTATACAAAACATCGGAACAAAAATGAAATTTAATGTTGAAGAAGAAGATTTGCCTTTAGCTTTTAAACTCGGCGCTTCAAGAATTTTCTTTGACAATCTTCTTGTTTCGTTGGACGCTATAATACCTTCCGATAATAATATTTTTCCTGCTATCGGCGCGCAATACACAATTCCAATTACCCCGGAAGCAAATATAGCTTTAAGAGCCGGTTATGACGGCAGACAAAAAGACGTTCCCGGTTTTGCCGGTTTTGACGCCGGTTTTGGCGCAAGCTTTAGAGATTTTTCGTTTGATTACGCTTTCTCTCCTTACGGAGATTTAGGGACGGCTCACAGAGTTTCCGTAGGCGTTAAATTCGGGGAAACGTTTGATGAAGACGCTTTAAAGAAATCTCAAACAACTGCAAACGCTTCTGTTGCTCAAGAACAGAAACAAGCTGTTTCAAAACCGGAGCAGGCATCTTTTACTCCGTCGCAAAATAAACAACAGGCTTCTAATACAACAGCACAACTGCAACAAGCAGATGAAGATCAATTAACTGATGCTGCTACAGACGACAGCTCAACCTCAACAGACGTAACTGCGTCAGCCGCAGCGCAGGCGCCCGTACAGACAAGACCTATTCAAAAATCTGCCGACGACAACAGAACATACATTGCCATTGCAGATTTTCTGTCGCAGAATATTTCAAAATCAGAACTTAACGTATATGCCACAATGTTGAAAAAAGCGTTAGATGAAAATGCGGACTATAATGCGTCTTTGTCTTCTCAAAATCTTGCAAATGCAACGCTTGTAAAATCCGAATTAGTTGCGCTTTTTGATAAAACCGGCGCAGATGAAATTATAACTTGTTCAGTAGTAAAAAATGCGGATAGAACTCTTACTTTCAATATTAATTTGTATTACAAAAATATAACTTTGAAAAAGTACGCAATTACGGCGCAGGATTCTTTCAGAGATGTTCAGTCTAAACTGAAAGGTTTTGCGGTGTCTCTTTCAAAATAA
- a CDS encoding NAD(P)/FAD-dependent oxidoreductase, whose product MDEIFDVAVIGAGPAGMIAAFCAGSRGLKTVVLEKKARPCIKLSITGKGRCNLTSNASLQEFVSLFRNGKFLYASFQNFSNTDLLNFFDTLGAPCKLERGGRYFPASDKAADIASALIKSVKNIASIKASFDIVEVQKVNDLFEVSSEKEKVISRNVVVATGGLSYPSTGSDGAGYKIAKKFGHTIYPLTAALVPVILENEFLKELKGLKLKNIEASVVAGAGVLAKEFGEAEFTVYGADGPVILTLSSLIAQELQKKQDIFLSLNLKPALTLQQLNARILRELDKFGQYQLQEMLKELLPKQFIKPFSSYCNLQITKKCSQISKIEREKILNALTDFKFKVKGVRDIKEAIVTRGGVVCDEIEQKTMQSKLVKGLYFCGEVLDIDAPTGGFNLQAAFSTGHLAGESVQ is encoded by the coding sequence ATGGATGAAATTTTTGACGTTGCAGTTATTGGCGCCGGTCCTGCCGGCATGATTGCCGCTTTTTGCGCGGGCAGCCGCGGATTAAAAACCGTTGTGTTGGAAAAAAAAGCGCGTCCGTGCATAAAACTTTCCATAACAGGCAAAGGAAGATGTAATCTTACCTCAAACGCTTCGCTGCAGGAATTTGTATCTCTTTTTAGAAACGGTAAATTCCTTTATGCAAGTTTCCAAAACTTTTCAAATACCGACTTATTAAATTTTTTTGACACTCTCGGCGCGCCCTGCAAACTTGAGCGTGGCGGACGTTATTTTCCCGCGTCGGACAAAGCTGCGGATATTGCTTCGGCTTTAATAAAAAGCGTTAAAAATATTGCTTCTATTAAAGCTTCTTTTGATATTGTTGAAGTTCAAAAAGTAAATGATTTGTTTGAAGTGTCTTCGGAAAAAGAAAAAGTTATCTCAAGAAATGTTGTGGTGGCTACCGGCGGGCTTTCTTATCCGTCAACTGGTTCAGACGGCGCGGGTTATAAAATAGCGAAAAAATTCGGGCATACTATTTATCCGTTAACCGCCGCGCTGGTGCCGGTTATTTTGGAAAATGAATTTTTAAAAGAGCTTAAGGGGCTGAAGCTTAAAAATATAGAAGCTTCCGTTGTTGCCGGCGCCGGCGTTTTAGCAAAGGAATTCGGCGAGGCGGAATTTACCGTTTACGGCGCGGACGGGCCTGTTATTTTAACTTTAAGTTCTCTAATAGCCCAAGAGCTTCAAAAGAAACAGGATATTTTCTTATCTTTAAATTTAAAACCGGCTTTAACTTTGCAGCAGTTAAACGCACGAATTCTGCGCGAGCTTGATAAATTCGGACAGTATCAATTGCAGGAAATGCTAAAAGAGCTTCTGCCTAAACAGTTTATTAAACCATTTTCTTCTTACTGTAATTTGCAAATAACAAAAAAATGTTCTCAAATCAGCAAAATTGAGAGAGAAAAAATTTTAAACGCTCTTACGGATTTTAAATTTAAAGTTAAAGGCGTTAGAGATATTAAAGAAGCTATAGTTACAAGGGGCGGCGTAGTTTGTGACGAAATTGAGCAAAAAACCATGCAGTCTAAATTAGTTAAAGGATTATATTTTTGCGGCGAAGTTTTAGATATAGACGCGCCTACCGGCGGTTTTAATTTGCAGGCGGCGTTTTCCACAGGGCATTTAGCAGGGGAGTCTGTTCAATGA
- a CDS encoding polyprenol monophosphomannose synthase, whose protein sequence is MKIIAMIPTYNEASNIETMTASVINCGADVDVLIVDDMSPDGTYKIVEEIAKTNSKVHLLLRKENRGRGYAGIDGFKKALEMGADFIVEMDGDGSHDPKYIPAFLKTIKSCDVVIGSRFVSGGKDEARGFLRHAISNLSRVYLSFVLGVKIKDSTSGYRMFKREVLASFVNNLKANDPFIVTEVIYWLKKNKFIIKEYPIEFLSRFSGQSKLRPLTLIKYLFKVLKLKIAG, encoded by the coding sequence ATGAAAATAATAGCAATGATTCCTACATACAATGAAGCGTCTAATATTGAAACAATGACGGCTTCGGTAATAAACTGCGGCGCAGACGTTGACGTTTTAATTGTTGACGACATGTCCCCGGACGGAACATATAAAATAGTTGAAGAAATTGCAAAAACTAATTCTAAAGTTCACCTGCTTTTAAGAAAAGAAAACAGAGGCAGAGGCTACGCGGGCATTGACGGTTTTAAAAAAGCTTTAGAGATGGGCGCAGATTTTATTGTGGAAATGGACGGCGACGGTTCTCACGACCCTAAATATATTCCGGCGTTTCTTAAAACAATAAAAAGCTGCGATGTTGTTATAGGCTCAAGATTTGTTTCGGGCGGCAAAGACGAAGCGCGCGGCTTTTTAAGACACGCAATAAGCAATCTTTCAAGAGTTTATCTTTCTTTTGTTTTGGGCGTAAAAATAAAAGACTCTACGTCAGGATACAGAATGTTTAAAAGAGAAGTTTTGGCTTCTTTTGTAAACAATCTTAAAGCAAACGATCCTTTCATAGTAACCGAAGTAATATATTGGCTTAAAAAAAATAAATTTATAATAAAAGAATATCCGATAGAGTTTCTATCAAGATTTTCCGGACAGTCAAAACTTCGTCCGTTAACGCTTATAAAATATTTGTTTAAAGTTTTAAAATTAAAAATAGCGGGTTAA
- a CDS encoding YhcH/YjgK/YiaL family protein gives MIADNISNIDFYIKNFPKLKDAFEFLKRGVFADGKTELNSLVKAAVETSYAKPVDLQKLETHAKFIDIHYTISGKDVIGWKNASECKNIFYPYDESKDIAFYNEAPDFDIILSEGKFAVFFPEDAHAPLKGKLPVKKCIMKINTEILKK, from the coding sequence ATGATAGCGGACAATATATCTAACATTGATTTTTATATTAAAAATTTTCCTAAACTTAAAGACGCTTTTGAATTTCTTAAACGCGGCGTGTTTGCGGACGGCAAAACAGAGCTGAACAGTCTTGTAAAAGCAGCCGTTGAAACTTCATATGCCAAGCCTGTTGATTTACAGAAGTTAGAAACACATGCGAAATTTATAGACATACACTATACTATAAGCGGTAAAGATGTAATAGGCTGGAAGAACGCTTCAGAGTGCAAAAATATATTTTATCCTTACGATGAAAGTAAGGATATTGCATTTTATAATGAAGCGCCGGATTTTGATATAATTTTAAGCGAAGGCAAGTTTGCCGTATTTTTTCCGGAAGATGCTCATGCCCCGTTAAAAGGGAAATTACCTGTAAAAAAATGTATAATGAAAATAAACACGGAGATATTAAAAAAATGA
- a CDS encoding AAA family ATPase encodes MIIGLTGSYCSGKDTVAEYIVKERGFIHYSLSDVIRDEMKKAGVEPTRENLIVFGTNLRAENGNGVLAAKVLEKTENSKNYCITSIRHPDEVKELQKKKGFVLINIDAPQKTRFERMLQRNRSGDPQTFEKFTELEKKESQTSGSGQQLVKTARLADITFINDSNDIQTLKVSVDEMLKQIAQNNG; translated from the coding sequence ATGATAATAGGTTTAACCGGCTCTTATTGCTCGGGAAAAGATACAGTTGCCGAATATATAGTAAAAGAACGCGGTTTTATTCATTATTCTTTATCGGACGTTATAAGAGATGAAATGAAAAAAGCGGGCGTAGAACCTACAAGGGAAAATCTTATAGTTTTCGGCACAAATTTGCGCGCCGAAAACGGCAACGGCGTTTTGGCGGCGAAAGTTTTAGAAAAAACGGAAAACTCTAAAAACTATTGCATTACTTCCATAAGACACCCTGACGAAGTTAAAGAACTGCAAAAGAAAAAAGGATTTGTTTTAATAAATATAGACGCTCCGCAGAAAACTCGTTTTGAAAGAATGCTGCAAAGAAACAGATCGGGCGACCCTCAAACTTTTGAAAAGTTTACGGAGCTTGAAAAGAAAGAATCGCAAACTTCCGGCTCGGGGCAGCAGCTTGTAAAAACCGCTCGTCTTGCCGACATAACTTTTATAAACGATTCTAACGACATACAAACTCTTAAAGTTTCCGTGGACGAAATGTTAAAACAAATAGCGCAAAACAATGGATGA